The window GCGGTCTTTACGTCAATTATATTGCCTGCTGCAAAAAAAGCATCTGGATTCCTGTTTGGTGCCGCCAGAAAGGCGCATAAGACGGCTAAGATGTTTCCAGAACTCCACAACAAGCTCAGTTCGATGCTAACGTCTCTAGAGTCTCGGAGACCATTGATCGCACAGATAAACCAAACCGGAACCAATTCGGTTCCTGAAACGTTTACAAGGACAATGGAGGATGGCAAGAAGCTGGTCGAAAGGTGCAACAAGGTTTCCCACGGGATGTGGAACATATGTGAACAGCGTAAATATGCGAATAAAATTATGGAATGGGAGAAATCTTTTCAAATACTCTTGCCTCAGCTGAATTCTGCAAATCTTGTGGCacaaaatcaaatccaaaaccTTATTACAACTAGGTATGCAGTTCCTTACCTTCCATCCGATACGCTTCGGCTGGATGCACAATTGGCTGAGATCAAGATGAAATTCCTTACGGACAACGCGCCATCAATGCTTGTGCTCACTGCTCCGCCAGGGTGTGGGAAAACCTATATGGCAAAAATGCTTTGTCATGATCAACAAGTCAAAGGTATGTCtataaggtaccgtttggtacgtgggacgggacggaacagagtgggataaggcgttccgtcccacgtttggtgtgcctaaaacggatggaacgagctgttccacgggacgagttttgggtgaattttcgttccacctcatcCCCTGGAACAACACGTTCCACATccatggaacacaaaattataacctctccgtctccttcttcttcctccttgtttccatccgagggcatctttactcccactccgttccgttccgtcctgtcccgtcccgtcccattccgttctgtcccgtcccgtctgcataccaaacgatacctaaagTTTTTATGCGTTGCGGCTAACATTTTTTAGATGCGCATACTCGATGATATAATTGATTATGCGCACTTACAGTTGTCAATGTGTGGTCGATAGTTTGTCCGCAAGAACATCTAATCACAACTGCTACCTATGTACTAATGATATCAGTTATTTTccatctttttttcttctaattagtAATGTTGTTTTCCTGGCCAGCTAAATTCAAGGACAATATCTTCTTTACCACGGTTTCCGAAAACCCCAACATTGATGTCCAAGAATTCTGCCAACATGCCGGATTCAGGTCACCTGCTttagaaaatgaagaaattgcGGCTGGGCAAAATCCTTTCCTATTAATCTTGGATGATGTTCCGTCTACATCAGAATCCCTTCTTCACGAGTTTAATCAAATCAACCTTTCAGATTCCAAGATTTTGGTGACATCAAGATGCCATTTTCCGAAATTCGGGTCTCCATATGAATTACAAGCATTGAGTAAAGACGATGCACTGACTCTTTTTTGTCGTTCAGCATTCCCGCCAAATACTAGCTTCAACGAAGCTGATTTTCAGGAAGAGTTGAATGAGGTGATTTATTAGTTTGAATTTCTAACATACATGCTTATCAAAAATATAACTTATTACACAAATCACCCATGCACACAAGTGAACCCGTAGATTTTACCATATCTGTAAATAGTTATTCACCTTATTTGGGAAAATTGGGCTGCAGATAGTAAACCACTGTAAGAAATTTCCACTTGCCATTACAACGATAGGAGGGTCGCTTTGTAATCAGCCTATAGAGAAATGGAGACTCAAACGCACAGAATTATCTGAACGTTCTATTCTTGAGTCAGAGGAAAGTTTGCGTGTAGCCCTCCAAGGTTGCTTAGATGACTTGAATAAAGGAATGGCTACTGTCAAGGATTGTTTCAAAGACCTTGGTTTATTTCCCAAAAACCAAAGAATCCCCGTTGCTGCCCTCCTTGATATGTGGACAGAGTTATATGAGGGAGCAAATGATAACATGTCAATGGTGAACCTCTATGAGCTCACCATCCGCAATTTGGCCAGTATTGTAATCACAAGGTATTCAAACCTTACTTTGATAACTAATTCACTATTGTGATCTGCACGTTTCAGAAATTTCTTCTGTGAAACTAAATTTTGGATCACCACCAGGAATAAGGGTATGGATGGCTACTATGGTGAACACTTTGTTATCCAACATGATATGCTTAAATTGCTATCAATCCTTGAGAGTAGTGAAGACCCGATAGGACATAGACTGATTATAGACATACGTGAAGGGGAGCTTCCAACATGGTGGACGGAGAAGCAGCAGAAAACGAATAAGGCTCGCTTGGTATCTGTCTCAACTGGTTGGCATCTCCGAACTCTCTTTAGAAAATAGatacgtacatacatacatacaatcATGTACTACAAGCTCACAAACATAATTTCACATTAATTTCTCCCCACAGTGTCATCATATAGCACATTGTTTATTTGCAGGCGAATCGTCTTCAACAGAGTGGCACAACATGGATCTACCAAAAGGCGAGGTTctagttttgaattttcaagCAAAGAACTATGCCTTACCCAAGTTCATGAAGAAAATGTGCAAGTTGAAGGTTCTAATAGTCACAAATGATGGCTTCTCACCTGCTAAGCTAAGCAACTTTGAACTGCTGTGTTCTTTATCTAATCTAAAGAGACTAAGATTAGAGCGTATTTCAATTCCTTTGATAAGCAAGGAGAGCATTCaatcaaaaaaaaagaagagcatTCAATCGAATAGTCTAAAGAAGATATCTTTATTCATGTGTAACGTCAGAGAAGCATTTGGAAACTCTTCCATCCAAATTTTTGAGACATTCCCACACCTAGAGGAGTTGCACATCGACTATTGTAACGATTTGAAGAAATTGCCTGCCAAGCTATGTGATCTTATCCGCCTAAAAGTTCTCAGCATCACCAACTGTCATAAGCTATCTGTCTTGCCTGAAGACATCGGAAAGCTGGAGAATTTGGAAGTGTTGAGGCTAAGGTCCTGCACAGACTTGGAAGAACTTCCAGGCTCGATTGAGAAACTCAGTAAGTTGTACTTTCTTGACATATGTAATTGTTTCGGCATTAAGGAGTTGCCCGAATGCATTGGTAAGATGAATGGTTTAAGAAAAATCAACATGGCACAATGTTCAAGATTGAATGAG of the Pyrus communis chromosome 1, drPyrComm1.1, whole genome shotgun sequence genome contains:
- the LOC137740629 gene encoding probable disease resistance protein At5g66910; amino-acid sequence: MFPELHNKLSSMLTSLESRRPLIAQINQTGTNSVPETFTRTMEDGKKLVERCNKVSHGMWNICEQRKYANKIMEWEKSFQILLPQLNSANLVAQNQIQNLITTRYAVPYLPSDTLRLDAQLAEIKMKFLTDNAPSMLVLTAPPGCGKTYMAKMLCHDQQVKGMSIRYRLVRGTGRNRVG